A genomic window from Punica granatum isolate Tunisia-2019 chromosome 2, ASM765513v2, whole genome shotgun sequence includes:
- the LOC116197708 gene encoding putative 12-oxophytodienoate reductase 11 isoform X1, translating to MAAKTPTIPLLTPHKMGKFDLSHRVVLAPLTRCRSYGNVPQPHAILYYTQRATPGSLLITEATVISESARGFPDTTGIWTREQIEAWKPIVDAVHNKSGVFFCQIWHVGRASATVQQNGEPPVSSTDKGITPGLDGVDWPRPRPLRADEIPLVINEFRVAARNAIEAGFDGVEIHGANGFLIDQFIKDSVNDRTDEYGGSLENRCRFALEVVEAVANEIGPDRVGIRLSPFADYMETGESNPEALGLYLANALNKYGILYLHVIEPRMIKAWDKYVTPHSLLPMRKAFKGTFIAAGGYQKDDGNEAVAENYTDLVAYGRLFLANPDLPKRFELDAPLNKYNRDTFYIPDPVVGYTDYPFLDDSA from the exons ATGGCAGCCAAGACTCCAACCATTCCCCTCCTCACTCCCCACAAGATGGGAAAGTTCGATCTCTCCCACAG GGTAGTCCTAGCTCCATTAACAAGATGCAGATCTTATGGCAATGTTCCCCAGCCGCATGCCATTCTTTACTATACACAGCGGGCGACTCCCGGCAGTCTCCTCATCACCGAAGCTACTGTCATTTCCGAATCTGCTCGGGG GTTTCCAGATACTACGGGGATTTGGACAAGAGAGCAGATTGAAGCTTGGAAGCCAATTGTGGATGCCGTTCACAATAAGAGCGGTGTTTTCTTCTGCCAAATTTGGCACGTTGGTCGCGCCTCAGCAACCG TGCAGCAAAATGGAGAGCCACCGGTATCATCCACAGACAAAGGAATCACACCTGGGCTCGATGGAGTGGATTGGCCACGGCCACGGCCCCTCCGAGCCGATGAGATCCCTCTCGTCATCAACGAATTCAGAGTCGCTGCTCGCAATGCCATTGAAGCCGGGTTCGATGGGGTTGAGATCCATGGGGCGAATGGATTCCTGATTGACCAGTTCATAAAGGACTCGGTGAATGACCGGACCGATGAGTACGGCGGGAGCCTGGAGAACCGGTGCCGGTTTGCCCTGGAGGTTGTGGAAGCCGTGGCCAATGAGATCGGGCCTGACCGTGTCGGGATAAGGCTCTCACCCTTTGCAGACTACATGGAAACGGGAGAATCGAACCCGGAAGCCCTCGGCCTCTACCTGGCCAATGCGCTCAACAAGTACGGGATTCTCTACCTCCATGTGATCGAGCCGAGGATGATCAAGGCGTGGGACAAGTATGTGACTCCTCACAGTCTCCTCCCAATGAGGAAGGCTTTCAAAGGAACTTTCATAGCTGCTGGCGGATACCAGAAGGACGACGGGAATGAGGCAGTTGCTGAGAATTATACGGACTTGGTCGCCTACGGGAGACTGTTCCTAGCTAATCCTGATCTACCGAAACGATTCGAGCTCGACGCTCCACTCAATAAGTACAACAGAGACACGTTCTACATCCCGGACCCTGTGGTTGGCTACACTGACTACCCGTTCCTAGATGATTCAGCTTGA
- the LOC116197708 gene encoding putative 12-oxophytodienoate reductase 11 isoform X2 yields the protein MDRIRFPDTTGIWTREQIEAWKPIVDAVHNKSGVFFCQIWHVGRASATVQQNGEPPVSSTDKGITPGLDGVDWPRPRPLRADEIPLVINEFRVAARNAIEAGFDGVEIHGANGFLIDQFIKDSVNDRTDEYGGSLENRCRFALEVVEAVANEIGPDRVGIRLSPFADYMETGESNPEALGLYLANALNKYGILYLHVIEPRMIKAWDKYVTPHSLLPMRKAFKGTFIAAGGYQKDDGNEAVAENYTDLVAYGRLFLANPDLPKRFELDAPLNKYNRDTFYIPDPVVGYTDYPFLDDSA from the exons ATGGATCGAATTAGGTTTCCAGATACTACGGGGATTTGGACAAGAGAGCAGATTGAAGCTTGGAAGCCAATTGTGGATGCCGTTCACAATAAGAGCGGTGTTTTCTTCTGCCAAATTTGGCACGTTGGTCGCGCCTCAGCAACCG TGCAGCAAAATGGAGAGCCACCGGTATCATCCACAGACAAAGGAATCACACCTGGGCTCGATGGAGTGGATTGGCCACGGCCACGGCCCCTCCGAGCCGATGAGATCCCTCTCGTCATCAACGAATTCAGAGTCGCTGCTCGCAATGCCATTGAAGCCGGGTTCGATGGGGTTGAGATCCATGGGGCGAATGGATTCCTGATTGACCAGTTCATAAAGGACTCGGTGAATGACCGGACCGATGAGTACGGCGGGAGCCTGGAGAACCGGTGCCGGTTTGCCCTGGAGGTTGTGGAAGCCGTGGCCAATGAGATCGGGCCTGACCGTGTCGGGATAAGGCTCTCACCCTTTGCAGACTACATGGAAACGGGAGAATCGAACCCGGAAGCCCTCGGCCTCTACCTGGCCAATGCGCTCAACAAGTACGGGATTCTCTACCTCCATGTGATCGAGCCGAGGATGATCAAGGCGTGGGACAAGTATGTGACTCCTCACAGTCTCCTCCCAATGAGGAAGGCTTTCAAAGGAACTTTCATAGCTGCTGGCGGATACCAGAAGGACGACGGGAATGAGGCAGTTGCTGAGAATTATACGGACTTGGTCGCCTACGGGAGACTGTTCCTAGCTAATCCTGATCTACCGAAACGATTCGAGCTCGACGCTCCACTCAATAAGTACAACAGAGACACGTTCTACATCCCGGACCCTGTGGTTGGCTACACTGACTACCCGTTCCTAGATGATTCAGCTTGA
- the LOC116197713 gene encoding ras-related protein RABA2a has product MARRAEDEYDYLFKVVLIGDSGVGKSNLLSRFTRNEFCLESKSTIGVEFATRTLQVEGRTIKAQIWDTAGQERYRAITSAYYRGALGALLVYDVTKPTTFENVSRWLKELRDHADSNIVIMLIGNKTDLKHLRAVATEDAQSYAEKEGLSFIETSALEAINVEKAFQMILSEIYRIISKKPLSSNEPGPANIKEGKTIVVGESEAATKKPCCSSA; this is encoded by the exons aTGGCGAGGAGAGCGGAGGACGAATACGATTACTTGTTCAAGGTGGTGTTGATCGGGGACTCGGGCGTTGGTAAATCAAACCTCCTCTCCCGATTCACCCGCAACGAGTTCTGCTTGGAGTCCAAGTCCACCATTGGCGTCGAATTCGCCACCCGTACCCTCCAA GTGGAGGGAAGAACCATAAAAGCCCAGATATGGGACACGGCAGGGCAGGAGCGGTACCGAGCCATTACGAGCGCCTACTATAGGGGTGCCCTCGGAGCTCTCCTGGTGTATGATGTTACCAAACCGACGACATTTGAGAATGTTTCTAGGTGGCTCAAGGAATTGAGGGACCACGCAGATTCCAACATTGTGATTATGCTTATCGGTAACAAAACTGACTTGAAGCACCTCCGTGCAGTTGCCACCGAAGATGCTCAGAGCTACGCTGAGAAAGAAGGCCTCTCCTTCATCGAGACCTCTGCTCTTGAGGCGATCAATGTGGAGAAGGCCTTCCAGATGATACTGTCAGAGATATATCGCATAATTAGCAAGAAGCCCCTCTCCTCTAATGAGCCCGGCCCTGCTAATATCAAAGAAGGGAAAACAATCGTCGTCGGCGAATCGGAAGCCGCTACAAAGAAGCCTTGCTGCTCTTCTGCATAG
- the LOC116197712 gene encoding DUF724 domain-containing protein 5-like isoform X2, with product MVGKTQGRKRGRPRKYCSDADGLPQSTMCGSHPRGHLSLSDAVQMASRGEAETRTETENSTEMIIVTPRGESESLPFVKSSPAWKAVQSMQVFQKFPQNPHFLPLTEYRKSFREGMAIGHMVTFANVVEEAFRLKITDPVHSFMTCLEALQDLEPHGFHVNATKARLTKMLSVIEQLQKLHNEHVEVEGRISELTSENDEIVEEIVKLNEKIRNLQDELACAASKKENKDSEITALRESLAAISASIQSIELDFEDAT from the exons ATGGTAGGCAAGACtcaaggaagaaaaagaggaaggCCACGGAAGTATT GCTCGGACGCTGATGGCCTACCTCAGTCAACAATGTGCGGTTCACACCCTCGAG GACACTTGTCTCTTAGTGATGCTGTCCAAATGGCTTCGAGGGGAGAAGCAGAAACTCGAACTGAGACAGAAAATTCTACTGAGATGATCATCGTGACTCCACGAGGTGAGAGTGAGTCCTTGCCTTTTGTGAAAAGCTCACCAGCTTGGAAAGCGGTTCAATCTATGCAAGTGTTCCAAAAATTCCCTCAAAATCCTCATTTTCTTCCTCTGACTGAGTACCGGAAGAGTTTCCGCGAAGGGATGGCCATCGGTCATATGGTAACATTTGCGAATGTTGTTGAAGAAGCATTCAGGCTGAAGATCACTGACCCTGTACACAGCTTTATGACATGTCTTGAAGCACTTCAAGACCTGGAACCTCACGGGTTTCATGTCAATGCCACTAAAGCTCGTCTAACGAAAATGCTCTCGGTAATAGAGCAGCTGCAGAAGCTGCACAATGAGCATGTAGAAGTGGAAGGTCGAATCTCGGAGCTGACTTCTGAGAACGACGAAATAGTGGAAGAGATTGTGAAGCTCAATGAGAAGATAAGGAATCTGCAAGATGAACTTGCCTGTGCTGCATCTAAGAAGGAGAATAAAGACTCGGAGATTACTGCTCTAAGAGAAAGTTTAGCTGCGATCTCTGCATCAATCCAGAGTATCGAGCTCGATTTTGAGGATGCAACTTAG
- the LOC116197712 gene encoding DUF724 domain-containing protein 5-like isoform X1: MVGKTQGRKRGRPRKYCSDADGLPQSTMCGSHPRGGHLSLSDAVQMASRGEAETRTETENSTEMIIVTPRGESESLPFVKSSPAWKAVQSMQVFQKFPQNPHFLPLTEYRKSFREGMAIGHMVTFANVVEEAFRLKITDPVHSFMTCLEALQDLEPHGFHVNATKARLTKMLSVIEQLQKLHNEHVEVEGRISELTSENDEIVEEIVKLNEKIRNLQDELACAASKKENKDSEITALRESLAAISASIQSIELDFEDAT, encoded by the exons ATGGTAGGCAAGACtcaaggaagaaaaagaggaaggCCACGGAAGTATT GCTCGGACGCTGATGGCCTACCTCAGTCAACAATGTGCGGTTCACACCCTCGAGGTG GACACTTGTCTCTTAGTGATGCTGTCCAAATGGCTTCGAGGGGAGAAGCAGAAACTCGAACTGAGACAGAAAATTCTACTGAGATGATCATCGTGACTCCACGAGGTGAGAGTGAGTCCTTGCCTTTTGTGAAAAGCTCACCAGCTTGGAAAGCGGTTCAATCTATGCAAGTGTTCCAAAAATTCCCTCAAAATCCTCATTTTCTTCCTCTGACTGAGTACCGGAAGAGTTTCCGCGAAGGGATGGCCATCGGTCATATGGTAACATTTGCGAATGTTGTTGAAGAAGCATTCAGGCTGAAGATCACTGACCCTGTACACAGCTTTATGACATGTCTTGAAGCACTTCAAGACCTGGAACCTCACGGGTTTCATGTCAATGCCACTAAAGCTCGTCTAACGAAAATGCTCTCGGTAATAGAGCAGCTGCAGAAGCTGCACAATGAGCATGTAGAAGTGGAAGGTCGAATCTCGGAGCTGACTTCTGAGAACGACGAAATAGTGGAAGAGATTGTGAAGCTCAATGAGAAGATAAGGAATCTGCAAGATGAACTTGCCTGTGCTGCATCTAAGAAGGAGAATAAAGACTCGGAGATTACTGCTCTAAGAGAAAGTTTAGCTGCGATCTCTGCATCAATCCAGAGTATCGAGCTCGATTTTGAGGATGCAACTTAG